The following coding sequences lie in one Treponema socranskii subsp. buccale genomic window:
- a CDS encoding outer membrane protein assembly factor BamB family protein codes for MQKTSKFLYNLTIFLIFSAGNALFSQTDTAARRNFATEEPNWSLTLNGKIIAPPQATSYGFAVLTDGRTVYAASDDGTVLWQKELGGRIAPYLTVLDGDFLLTVFRGNTLTLLNPEGLPLWSARVPFTLAGAPFIGRDARIFVRGKTDIACYGIKGVCKWHIRTEEQDMQAIQELPDGSIVVLLVKPDNGKTAALRISPFGEIIEKFAFTGIVASCVSSPQGGILVTLKSGDAGLCALDDKNKTTTKWALSRTEGSPTLPANDGGFFIPYSSTRAALVQAAGEDAVVTFYKLSDGKASTHYRVPGIDVLRISYVKPFLRGMAFADTNDAVFCTEREGAVWNVRLPAMNGSSDPWNYLLYTESGYLIMCKKSWTIAGFRVVQNVGGGQLQRQERGNYNAFFTTEIPLYNMYEIEGKLDTGLTGTERRAALESGMYGQLEKAWASELKSACEAYRSARASAQTTTRTKRSVFIEDVAGTDAMFKQLSRYGTSTESEIIARLIEAEGIGVHLPTLIAQAGECAYDPAGSMLDSLDKAFRSIPSQNTRLLQILCDTVFSICRFMGRPAFYRHGKDILARLLYPQYDPKVRAYAGQTLQKIAALGREQKEN; via the coding sequence ATGCAAAAAACGTCTAAATTTTTATACAACTTAACAATCTTTTTAATATTTTCAGCCGGAAATGCGCTTTTTTCGCAAACCGATACGGCTGCTCGGCGCAATTTTGCGACCGAAGAGCCGAACTGGTCGCTTACGCTCAACGGAAAAATCATCGCCCCTCCGCAGGCAACGTCCTACGGTTTTGCAGTCCTCACCGACGGACGCACGGTGTACGCCGCTTCTGACGACGGTACCGTCCTCTGGCAAAAGGAACTCGGAGGCAGAATCGCGCCCTACCTCACCGTTCTTGACGGCGATTTTTTGCTGACCGTTTTTCGCGGCAATACGCTTACGCTTTTAAATCCCGAAGGACTTCCGCTGTGGTCGGCTCGCGTGCCCTTTACGCTTGCAGGTGCTCCGTTTATCGGGCGCGATGCGCGCATCTTCGTACGCGGAAAAACCGATATCGCGTGCTACGGAATCAAGGGCGTATGCAAATGGCACATCCGAACCGAAGAGCAAGATATGCAGGCAATACAGGAACTCCCCGACGGGAGCATCGTCGTCCTGCTCGTAAAACCCGATAACGGAAAAACGGCGGCGCTGCGCATATCGCCGTTCGGGGAAATCATCGAAAAGTTCGCCTTTACCGGAATCGTCGCGTCCTGCGTTTCGTCCCCTCAAGGCGGCATCCTCGTTACGCTGAAATCGGGGGATGCGGGGCTTTGCGCGCTCGACGATAAAAACAAAACGACGACGAAGTGGGCGCTTTCCCGAACGGAAGGCTCCCCTACGCTTCCCGCAAACGACGGCGGTTTTTTTATCCCCTATTCGTCGACGAGAGCCGCGCTTGTGCAGGCGGCAGGAGAAGATGCCGTCGTCACGTTTTATAAATTGTCCGACGGAAAAGCGTCAACGCATTACCGCGTTCCGGGCATCGACGTTTTGCGCATTTCATACGTCAAGCCTTTTTTGCGCGGCATGGCCTTCGCGGACACGAACGACGCGGTCTTTTGTACCGAACGCGAGGGCGCCGTGTGGAACGTGCGCCTGCCCGCAATGAACGGCTCGTCCGATCCGTGGAATTATCTTCTGTATACCGAAAGCGGCTACCTCATCATGTGCAAAAAATCGTGGACGATCGCGGGTTTCCGCGTCGTACAGAACGTCGGAGGCGGACAGCTGCAAAGACAGGAACGCGGAAATTACAATGCTTTTTTTACAACGGAAATTCCGCTCTACAATATGTATGAAATCGAAGGAAAGCTCGATACGGGATTGACCGGAACCGAACGAAGAGCGGCGCTCGAGAGCGGTATGTACGGTCAGCTCGAAAAAGCGTGGGCATCGGAATTGAAAAGCGCATGCGAAGCTTACCGTTCGGCGCGTGCAAGCGCGCAGACGACTACCCGCACAAAGCGTTCGGTTTTTATCGAAGACGTCGCCGGTACCGATGCAATGTTTAAACAGCTTTCCCGCTACGGGACAAGCACCGAAAGCGAAATCATCGCGCGCCTCATCGAAGCCGAAGGGATCGGCGTGCATTTGCCCACACTCATCGCACAGGCCGGAGAATGCGCGTACGATCCCGCGGGCAGCATGCTCGATTCGCTCGACAAAGCGTTCCGCTCGATTCCTTCTCAAAATACGCGGCTTTTGCAAATCCTGTGCGACACCGTCTTTTCGATATGCCGCTTTATGGGACGACCCGCTTTTTACCGGCACGGCAAAGACATACTCGCCCGCCTCCTCTACCCGCAGTACGACCCGAAAGTGAGAGCATACGCGGGGCAGACGCTGCAAAAGATCGCCGCGCTCGGACGAGAGCAAAAGGAAAATTAG
- a CDS encoding class I SAM-dependent RNA methyltransferase yields MSITVTAEKLTFGGDCIARVNGKTVFIPYAIPGETLDIEIISSKRDYDKARIVSVCAPSPHRQIPACAYYGICGGCNMMHIDDAYQLSLRKSVLADCFSRSGIDIPEIDVIAGKSSGYRARFLLHDGGLVARDGKSIVPVTRCAVATDEVNAWFSETAFENRPHGLLRIFGDKKVVGSAEANGKKIVSAECPSHTEIDEAAKSAQSTHGKKIKTPPKRFSGTLSSPDTAVKIAIGGKEIGFDVRGFFQSNTDVLERAIEKVCTSLSGKNALDLYAGCGTFSVFLADTFEHVTLVEHNRDALVFAEQNMAGKNHASFGVSGAAWVRAFAKTAPLFDDAVADPPRSGMEKEVCEWLCKSGIPHIRSLSCDPATHARDAAKLIRSGYRLASLSLLDFYPNTCHIESLAIFEKRMK; encoded by the coding sequence ATGTCTATAACCGTTACGGCGGAAAAGCTTACGTTCGGAGGCGACTGCATTGCGCGGGTAAACGGAAAAACGGTTTTTATCCCGTATGCGATTCCGGGCGAAACGCTCGACATCGAAATCATCTCTTCAAAACGCGATTACGATAAAGCGCGGATCGTGAGCGTTTGCGCGCCTTCGCCTCACAGACAGATCCCCGCGTGTGCATATTACGGAATCTGCGGTGGCTGCAATATGATGCATATAGACGATGCATACCAGCTCTCGCTTCGAAAATCGGTGCTCGCCGACTGCTTTTCGCGCTCGGGAATCGATATACCGGAAATCGATGTGATTGCGGGAAAAAGTTCGGGCTATCGCGCGCGGTTTTTGCTGCACGACGGCGGGCTTGTCGCACGCGACGGAAAATCGATCGTGCCCGTAACGCGATGCGCCGTCGCAACGGATGAAGTGAACGCGTGGTTTTCCGAAACTGCTTTCGAAAATCGTCCGCACGGTCTCCTCCGCATATTCGGGGATAAAAAGGTCGTAGGATCGGCGGAGGCGAACGGTAAAAAAATCGTTTCGGCGGAATGCCCCAGTCATACGGAAATCGATGAAGCGGCAAAGTCCGCGCAAAGCACGCACGGAAAAAAAATCAAAACGCCTCCGAAGCGCTTTTCGGGAACGCTCTCGTCTCCCGATACGGCGGTAAAAATCGCGATCGGCGGAAAAGAAATCGGCTTTGACGTGAGAGGATTTTTTCAATCGAATACGGACGTGCTTGAGCGCGCAATCGAAAAGGTATGCACCTCTCTTTCGGGCAAAAACGCGCTCGATTTGTATGCGGGATGCGGTACCTTTTCCGTGTTTCTTGCGGATACTTTCGAACACGTAACGCTCGTCGAACACAACCGCGATGCCCTCGTTTTTGCCGAACAGAATATGGCGGGAAAAAATCACGCGAGTTTTGGCGTAAGCGGCGCGGCATGGGTACGCGCTTTTGCAAAAACGGCACCGCTTTTCGACGACGCCGTCGCGGATCCGCCGAGGAGCGGGATGGAAAAAGAAGTGTGCGAGTGGCTTTGCAAAAGCGGTATTCCGCACATACGTTCTCTTTCGTGCGATCCCGCAACGCACGCGCGGGATGCGGCAAAACTCATCCGTTCGGGCTACCGCCTCGCCTCTCTTTCGCTGCTCGATTTTTATCCGAATACGTGCCATATCGAAAGCTTGGCAATCTTTGAAAAACGAATGAAATAA
- a CDS encoding alpha/beta hydrolase translates to MQMRQFFQTMSDGEEVFVTRWIPDGEVKGIVQLSHGMVEHARRYERLGTVLAENGFVLNAHDVRGHGKTAERAEEKHTGMFGFLADKNGFERVTEDVREVLEKAKADFPGKKAVLLGHSFGSFVAQSFIETYAPLIDGCILCGTAGPSFSLVALGNIVARAIAFFKGKKRASPFLKQMAFGAYTKKIPDSVNGQEWLSRDKDAVARYIADPYCGFNPTASFYCDLTHGLIKIHKRANIRKIPSDLPILIIYGTADPVGGYGKTVEKLCAIYRKNGIQNLTVKKYDGARHELFNEINKAEVESDVLLWLASL, encoded by the coding sequence ATGCAAATGCGGCAATTTTTTCAAACGATGAGCGACGGCGAAGAAGTTTTCGTCACGCGATGGATTCCGGACGGTGAAGTAAAAGGAATCGTACAGCTTTCTCACGGTATGGTCGAACATGCTCGGCGATACGAGCGGCTCGGTACCGTGCTTGCGGAAAACGGTTTTGTGCTGAACGCTCACGATGTGCGCGGACACGGAAAAACCGCCGAACGCGCCGAAGAAAAACACACCGGCATGTTCGGATTTCTTGCGGACAAAAACGGATTCGAGCGCGTTACGGAAGACGTGCGCGAAGTGCTCGAAAAAGCGAAAGCCGACTTTCCGGGCAAAAAGGCGGTGCTGCTCGGACACTCTTTCGGCTCCTTTGTCGCGCAGTCTTTTATCGAAACCTATGCCCCCCTCATCGACGGTTGTATTTTGTGCGGAACCGCGGGTCCTTCCTTTTCGCTTGTCGCGCTCGGCAATATCGTTGCGCGCGCGATCGCGTTTTTCAAAGGGAAAAAACGCGCGTCTCCGTTTTTAAAACAGATGGCTTTCGGCGCATATACGAAAAAAATTCCCGATTCGGTAAACGGGCAGGAGTGGCTTTCGCGCGATAAAGACGCCGTCGCGCGTTATATCGCCGATCCGTACTGCGGTTTTAATCCGACGGCGAGCTTTTACTGCGATTTGACGCACGGCCTTATAAAAATCCACAAAAGGGCGAATATACGAAAGATCCCGTCCGATTTACCGATTTTAATAATCTACGGCACGGCCGATCCCGTCGGCGGCTACGGTAAAACGGTAGAAAAACTCTGTGCGATCTACCGCAAAAACGGTATACAAAACCTCACCGTCAAAAAATACGACGGCGCGCGGCATGAGCTTTTCAACGAAATCAATAAAGCCGAAGTCGAAAGCGACGTGCTTTTGTGGCTCGCCTCTCTCTAG